The Rubricoccus marinus nucleotide sequence GAACAGGAATCTCTACGCGGAACGCGAAACCCCGTCTGGAAAGGCCGGGTTGGCGCCAAGAACACACGCAGAAGTCCATGTCAGACCTTTCGGGACGCGTCGCGCTTGTGACGGGCGCCTCCACAGGGATCGGCCGCGCTATCGCCATCGAGCTCGCTCGCCGCGGCGCGCGCGTCGCCATCAACTACCCGTTCGAGCGCGAGCGGGAAAACGCCGAAGAGACCCGCCGGCTCGCCCTCGCCGCAGCGGCGGAGGGCGCTGCGCTCCGCGAGCGCCAGAGGCCGAGCGGGAGCGTCCCAGGCGAGGGCAGCGCGGTCGCCGTGGGCTCGGAGCCGGGCGACGTCTGCTCGCTCGTCCGCGCGGACGTGACGCGAGAGGCCGAGATCGAGGCCATGTTCGAGCAGGTCGGCTCTTCATGCGGCACGATCGACATCCTGATCAACAACGCCGGCATCCAGATCGAGGAGCCGGCTTCGCACGAGACGACGGCGGAGCACTTCGACGCCGTTCTGGACGTCAACTTGCGCGGCACCTTTCTGTGCGCCCGCGAGTTCATCACTCAGGCGCTTGACGCCTCTGGCGGCGTGATCCTGAACGTCTCTAGCGTGCACCAGAAGATTCCACGGCCGCACTACCTCTCGTACGCGGTCTCGAAGTACGGCGTCCAGGCGATCACCGAAACGCTCGCGCTGGAGTACGCCGACCGCGGCATCCGCGTGGTCGCCATCGCGCCGGGCGCCACCCGCACGCCCATCCAGAGCTGGCTGCACGACGAGAAGGCGACGCAGGTCGTGGAAAGTCACATCCCGATGAAGCGGATCGCGGAGCCGGAAGAGATCGCGCGCATGGCCGCGTTCCTCGTCTCCGACGACGCCCGCTACGTCACCGGCCAGACCCTTTTCGCCGACGGCGGACTCACGCTCTACGCCGACTTCCAGGAGCCCTGGAGCGGCTGAGCTCGCCGGTTGCATCGAGGCCTCTGGCGCCAGCGGCCGTGGGGATCTGCGGCGGCCTGTTTCAAGTCTGCTTTCCCTCTCCTCCTCTCGTCCCCACTCTCTTGCACTACGACGTCTGCATCGTTGGCGCCGGCGTCGGAGGCGGCGCCCTCGCGCTGTCCCTTGCCGAGACCGGCAAAAAGATCCTGCTCCTGAACCGCCTGGGCTCGCTCCCGCGAGAGGCCGCCAACTGGGACCCCGAGGCGTTGTTCGTGGACGGGAAGTACAAGGCGGACGAGACCTGGACCGACGCCCAGACCGGCGAGACGTTTAACCCGGGCATGTGGTACTGGCTCGGCGGCAACACCAAGGTGTACGGCTCGGCCCTTCTTCGCCTCCGCCCCGAGGACTTCGAGGAATTACAGACGCTGGACGGCCTCTCTCCTGCCTGGCCTCTGGCGTACGAGGACCTCGCGCCGTACTACGACCGCGCCGAAGCGCTCTACCACGTGCACGGCAAGCGCGGCAGCGACCCGTTCGAGCCGCCGGCTCCCGGTGGCTTCCCCCACGGACCCATCGAACACGCGCCGCGAATCGCGGAGGTCGCCAGAGGCCTACAGGCCAGCGGCGTCCAGGCGTTCGAGCTACCGATGGGCGTCAAGATGAGCGAGGAGAACCCCGGGAGCGGGCCGTTTATCCTGCGCGAGACGTTCGAGGCCATGGGCCACGCGGCGTTCGATGGCTACCCGGACCTCCTGCACCTCAAGTGCGACGCCGAGGTAGCGACGGTCAAACCCGCCGCGGCGTTCGACAACGTCACGCTCGTGACCGGCGCCGACGTCACGCGGCTCGTCACCGACGCCAGCGGCCGGACGGTCACCGCCGTAGAGGCGACGGTGGAGGGCGAGGCGCAAACGTTTACCGCCGACACGTTCGCGCTGTGCGCGGGCGCGGTCAACTCGGCGGCGCTCCTGCTCCGCTCCGCGAGTGAGCAGCACCCGGAGGGCCTCGCGAACGCCTCTGGCGCCGTTGGCCGGCACTTCATGCGTCACGTGACCTCGAAGTTCTACACCGTTGCGAGCGGCACCCCCAACCCGACGCAGTTCCAGAAGACTCTCGCCGTCAACGACTTCTACTTCGGCGTCCCCGGCGACCCGGAATGGGAGAGCACGCCCCTCGGCCACATCCACCTGATGGGCAAGCACGCGTGGTGGCAGATCAAGCAAGACCTGGCCGAGGGCACGTTCTCCGACGACGAGCTCCGCCAGATCGCCGCGCACTCCGTCGACTGGTGGGTGCAGGGCGAAGACTTGCCTCTGGCGGAGAACCGTATCACCCTGGGACCGGATGGCGGCATCCAACTCGCCTACACCGAGACCAACCGCGCCGCTCAGGAAAAGCTGATGGACGTGCTGGAACAGGCCCTCCGCGCCAGCGGCTTCGACCGGTTTATCCGCGTGCCGATGCCGCTCGGCGTGGTCAACCACCAGTGCGGCACGTGCCGCATGGGCGAGGACCCGGCCACGAGCGTGGTCGACGTGACCGGCAAGGCGCACGATCTAGACAACCTCTACATCGCCGACGCGAGCGTTTTTCCTTCCTCCGGCGCCACGAACCCGACGCTTACCATCGTGGCCAACGCGCTTCGCGTGGCGGACCACCTCCGAGAGGCGTGCGGCCTGGCATAAAACTCCGCGGCCTCCGCCAGAGGCTAAAACCATCTGGCTTATGCGCGTTCTCTTCGTCGCCCTTCTCCTGGCCGCCTGTGCCAGCGATCCCGCCTCTGGCGCGCCAGAGGCCCTCCCCCCCGCTCCCATGACGCTGTTTGATTTCGACGCACCCGATGCCCCCACCTGGACTGTAGAGGACGACACCGTGATGGGCGGCCACTCCAACGGCCGCGTGGAGGTGTCGGGCGGCACGCTCCGCTTTACCGGCACGCTGGTCACGCGCGATGGCGGTTTCTCGCAAACGCGCGCCCAGAGACGTCTGGATCTGAGCGAGTACAGCGCCGTCGAGCTCCGCGTGCGCGGCGGCGGCCGCACGTTCCAGGTCGAGGTCCACGACGGTGCGCAGATCGACGGCAAGGACGTCGCACGCCGCGGCGACTTCCCGACAACCGAGGACTGGCAGACCGTCCGTGTCCCGTTCTCCAGCCTCGGCGCCACGGTCCACGGAGAGCCGGTCGAGGCCGAGCCTCTGGCGCTGGACGCTGTGGAGAGCGTCGCGCTGTACATCGCGGACGGACAGGACGGGCCGTTCGAGTTGGAGGTGGACTGGATCCGAGCAGCGGAGTAAGGCCGCCGACCACGCCCAGGGTGCCGTCCACACGCGGAGCGCAACGGTCTGGTGATCCAACGCCTGGCGGCATGAGATCGCCGCGCTTCGCTCGCGATGACACCCGTCTGGGTAGGGCGCCAACCTCTCGGAGCGGTTTGTGACGCGCCAGAGGCCGTTCCGTGGTAGGATTCGGCCTCTGGCGCCTGCGTGCCCTCTCCCGATGCGAGCCCTACGATGATCAAGAGCCTCACCCGCGCCACCGTCCCCATCCACCTCACAATCCTCGGTTGGGGCATCGCCGCGGCGGCCATCTTTGTGATCGCGCCGGAGTGGTACGACCTCAAGCTGGTCTCGCTGGCGCTGATCTTTTTTGGCTTCCTCTACGCCGTCGTGGCGGCCATGCTGCTGGTGCTCAAGCTGGGCCTGCCGGAGAGAATGAACGCCGCCGACGGCATGACGTGGGGCGAGATCGCGATGGCGGTGGGCGGAGCGGCGCTGCTCGCGGTGGTCGCGTTTTACGCCGGCGGGCTGCCAGGCCGCGCGATGGCGCTGGCAGGGCCTGCGGTCGGCGCGTTGTGCAGCGCCTTTGCCGTGGTGGCGCTGCGGCGCGCCACGCGCCGAGACGCGGCGTAGAGTCACCGGGCCTCTGGCGCCAGAGGCCTCTGGAGGCGGACGCGCGTTGTAGACTCCGGGGTCTCCCCATTGGCCCCGATGCTCCGCTTTCTCGCCCCCACCTTCGCGCTCCTGATCGCTCTGCCTCTGGCGGCGCAGGACGACCTCACCTACCAGCGGCCCGCGCCTGAACTGGCCGCGCTCGTGGACGCGCCGCGGACGCCCGCCGTCAGCCTCAGCCCCGACCGCTCGACCATGGCGCTGCTGGAGCGGAGCGGGGCGCCGTCGGTCGCCGAGTTGTCGCAGCCCGAGATCGGGCTCGCGGGCAGCCGCGTGAACCCGCGCACCAATGGCCCCTCGCGCGCGAACGGCTACACGGGCGTCGCGCTCCAAGCCGTGATGGGCGGCGAGGCGCGCACGGTCTCGGGCCTGCCGCCCCAGGCCACGTTCCGCTCCGCCGAGTGGAGCCCCGACGGGCGGCACCTCGCGATGCTGACCGACTTCGACGACCGCATCGAACTCTGGACCGTCGACGTGGCGAGCGCCAGCGGCCGACGGCTCCTGGCGACGCCCGTCAACGACGCCGCGCCGGGCTCGACGTTCGAGTGGCTGCCGTCGAGTGATGCGCTCGTCGTGCGGACCGTGCCCGAGGGGCGCGCGCCTCTGGCGCAAGAGGCGAGGGTCCCGACCGGACCCGTGGTGCAACAGAGCGACGGCGAGGCCGCGCCTGCGCGGACGTACCAGGACCTTCTCGCGAGCCCGCAGGACGAGGCGCTGTTCGACCATTACATGACCTCGCGCCTGATGGTCGTGGGGCTGGACGGGAGCACCCAGCGCTTCGGCCCCGATGCGGTCTACACCAGCCTCTCCCCCTCCCCGGACGGACGGTTGCTGATGACCGAGACCCGCCAGAGGCCGTATTCGTACTTGGTGCCGTGGTACCGTTTCCCCGTCCGCGTCGAGGTCTGGGACGTGGCCTCTGGCGAAAGCGTGCACGTGGCGGCGGAGAACCCGCTGGCGGAGCGCGTGCCCATCGCGTTCGGCTCGGTCCCGACAGGCCCCCGCTCGTTCGGGTGGCGCGCGGACGTGCCCGCGACGCTCGTGTGGACCGAGGCGCAGGACGGCGGCGACGCGAGTGCTCCCGCCGAGGTGCGCGATCAGGTCTACACCCACGCCGCGCCGTTCGCGGGCGAGCCCACGCCGCTCGTGACGCTCCCGCTCCGCTACGGCGGCATCACGTGGGGCGATGAGGACACCGCGATCGTGGAGGAGTCGATGTGGAGCGACCGGACGCGGCGCGCCTACGTGGTCGACCCGTCGCAGAGCGACGCCAAGCGCGAGCTGTTCACCGTCTCGTTCGAGGACCGCTACAACGACCCCGGCCGCCCCATGACCGAGGCCACGCCGACGGGTGCGCGCGTGCTCACGCTCGACGGAGACGCCACCTTCTGGACCGGCCAGGGCGCTTCCGCCGAGGGCAACCGGCCGTTCGTCGTCCGCCGCGACCTCGCCTCTGGCGAGACCCAAGAGGTCTTCCGTTCCGAGGCGCCGTACTACGAGTCCCCCGTCGCCTTTCTCGACGCTAGAGGCCAAACCCTCATGACGCGGCGCGAGACCGTGACCGAGCCGCCGAACTACCGCGTGCGCAACCTGGCCTCTGGCGAGAGCCGCGCCGTGACGGCGTTCCCGCACCCGTACCCAGAGCTGGCGAACATCCAGAAGGAGACCATCGAGTACGAGCGCGCCGACGGCGTGCCGCTGAGCGCCACGCTCTACCTCCCCGCGGGATATGACGCCGAGCGCGACGGCCCGCTGCCCACCCTCGTCTGGGCCTACCCGACCGAGTTCAAGAGCGCCGACGCGGCCGGACAGCGGTCCGACAGCCCGTACCAGTTCACGTACGTCAGCTACTGGGGCGCCGTCCCCTTCGTCACGCGGGGCTACGCCGTCCTGGACGACGCCTCCTTCCCGGTGGTCGGCGAGGGCGACGACCAGCCCAACGACACCTTCCGCGAGCAACTCGTCATGAACGCCCAGGCGGCCATCGACGCGGGCGTCGCCAGAGGCGTCACGGACCCGGACCGCGTGGCGGTCGGCGGGCACTCCTACGGCGCGTTCATGGTCGGCAACCTCCTCGCGCACTCCGATCTCTTCGCGGCGGGCATCGCACGAAGCGGCGCCTACAACCGCACGCTCACGCCGTTCGGCTTCCAGCGCGAGGAGCGCACCTTCTGGGACGACCCGATGCTCTACTTCGGCATGAGCCCATTCATGCACGCCGAGAAGATCGACGAGCCGATCCTGATGATCCACGGCCAGGCCGACAACAACCCGGGCACGTTCACCATCCAGTCCGAACGCCTCTACGGCGCCATCAAGGGCCTGGGCGGGACCGCGCGCCTCGTCCTGCTCCCGGCCGAGAGCCACGGCTACTCCGCCCGCGAATCCCTCTTGCACATGCTCTGGGAGGAGGACCAGTGGCTGGAGACGTACGTCAAGAACGCTCCCTCGCCAGAGGCCTCTGGCGGCGATGCGTCCCCCTCGGACGCGGGCCGCTAATCCAGAGCACTCGTCTGGGTCTGTGCCTCGCGGAAGCGTGCGTTCGCTGATCGTCTCGCACGCGACCGCCCCGCCCACCACTCGTCATTCCCGCGAAGGCGGGAATCCAGGGTACCGGGGAATCTTACCCGTTGGCCTGAGAAGCGCCGGACGCGCGCGAGTGGCTGCCATCTTCGCCTTCTTCCCTCCCTGCATGCCAGAGGCCTCTGGCGCCTGCGTTGCTCGTCACTCTGGATTCCCGCGTTCGCGGGAATGACGCGGTTGGAGGGTCGCGAGATGCGACACCGCAGCCCCGCGCTGAGAGGGGGACTGAACACGAGTCAATCCACGCGTGACGCACGGGCAAGCCGTGCAGCCTCTGGCATCCCCTCGCCACACCCAACGCCTCCGGAGCCAGAGGCCTCACCCAACACCATGGCCCGCTCTCCCCTCTCCGCCCTCGCGGCCTTTTCGGTCCCGGTCCACCTCAACATCTTCGGGTGGGGCATGGCCGCTGCGGTGGGCTATGCGCTCGCGCCAGAGGCCTTCGCCTCCCCGGTCGTGGGCATCGGGATGGTCCTGTTCGGGTTTCTGTTTGGCGTCGTGGCGGTGACGCTGCTGATTATCCGTGTGGGCGCGGAGGAGCAGGCGCGACAGGTAAAGCAGATGTCGTGGGGGGCGATCTCGCTGGCGCTCCTCGGCGCGGTGCTCCTTCAGGCCGTCGCGATCCGGACCACCGGGACGCTGGCGCTCGGAGCCGCAGTGGCGGCGCTCGCCGTGGGTGTTCTGGTCGGCCTGCTCAGCGTCAGGAGCTTGAGGCGCGACACGTAGCGCTTGCCCTTGCATCGCCAGAGGCCTCTGGCGTTGCACGGTGTAGCACCATGCACCCGGCTCTCCTACAGCGTCACCCCGCGGGAAGCGAAGCGACGAGGGGTCTCAACTCGGTCCCCCGCGCCACGAGAACGGTCGCGCCGGACTGAACCTCCATATCGAGATCCCTCGGCTGCGCTCGGGATGACGTTGTAGGCGCCGCTGCGTACGGCTGCGTCCTTCCGCCAGAGGCCTCTGGCGAGACCCGGCGCATCGAGAGGGGGATCGTCTCCATACGATGAGCGCGTCTCTCAGACGTCAGCGCGGGACCGCCGGGCCGGCCGTGCCCGACCGGAACCAGACCTCGGCGTAGCTGCCTCTCGCGTACTGCTCGTCCACGCGGCCTCCATAGGTCTCGGAGCCTGTGTTCCAGACCATGTTGTCTTTGGGGTTCTTCCCATTGGCCTGGTTGTAGGCGCCCTGCTTGAAGTACTGAAGCTCGCCCGCGTAGGCCGTTGGACGCTCGGTTCCGTCCTGGCCTGTCGACGCAAAGACCGAGAGCACCTGCTGAGGCACATCCGAAGGCGCCGAATACTCAGACGCTATCAGGCTCTTCGCGAACGTCTTGACCTCGTGCCCCTCGCGCCGGAACGACACGTGCATCACTCCATCCGTCACGTTGATCTCGTAGCTGAACTCCTCGCCCAGAGCCAGCCCGTCTTGGGGCTCGTCGGGGTAGTCGTCCGGGCTGGACCCTACGACGGAGAAATCGTGCCCCCAGACCGGAATCGAGACGTCCCACCGTTCGGAGTTGTCCCCCTCGGTGTTGATCTCGTAGTTCCAGAACACCGACCCGTTCTCGTGGCCTGGAAACTTCTTGTAGTAGATCTTGATGGGCTCGTTCTCATGGCCTTCGGAGCTATGAATCTGCCCCACGACGACAGAGAACGCAGCCGGAACCCGGGCATCGCCCGTCGTCGAGACGTGCATCACTTTGAGCGTGCCCTCTAGCCTGCCGCCGACCTCCGGCACCCACTCTGGAAGATGCCGTAGCTCGGTTCGCGTGTTGGACGAGTTCGGTGTTGTGCCTCCAGAGTTCGGTGTTTTGTACACCACCCAGTCGGCGTCGTCGCAGGCGGTGTAGAAGTAGCGCTCGTCCTCGAAGCCCAGCAGGTCCTCGACGGTCTCGCCCGAGCCAAGCGTGATTTTCCACGTGTCCAGCGCCG carries:
- a CDS encoding SDR family oxidoreductase, with translation MSDLSGRVALVTGASTGIGRAIAIELARRGARVAINYPFERERENAEETRRLALAAAAEGAALRERQRPSGSVPGEGSAVAVGSEPGDVCSLVRADVTREAEIEAMFEQVGSSCGTIDILINNAGIQIEEPASHETTAEHFDAVLDVNLRGTFLCAREFITQALDASGGVILNVSSVHQKIPRPHYLSYAVSKYGVQAITETLALEYADRGIRVVAIAPGATRTPIQSWLHDEKATQVVESHIPMKRIAEPEEIARMAAFLVSDDARYVTGQTLFADGGLTLYADFQEPWSG
- a CDS encoding GMC oxidoreductase; protein product: MHYDVCIVGAGVGGGALALSLAETGKKILLLNRLGSLPREAANWDPEALFVDGKYKADETWTDAQTGETFNPGMWYWLGGNTKVYGSALLRLRPEDFEELQTLDGLSPAWPLAYEDLAPYYDRAEALYHVHGKRGSDPFEPPAPGGFPHGPIEHAPRIAEVARGLQASGVQAFELPMGVKMSEENPGSGPFILRETFEAMGHAAFDGYPDLLHLKCDAEVATVKPAAAFDNVTLVTGADVTRLVTDASGRTVTAVEATVEGEAQTFTADTFALCAGAVNSAALLLRSASEQHPEGLANASGAVGRHFMRHVTSKFYTVASGTPNPTQFQKTLAVNDFYFGVPGDPEWESTPLGHIHLMGKHAWWQIKQDLAEGTFSDDELRQIAAHSVDWWVQGEDLPLAENRITLGPDGGIQLAYTETNRAAQEKLMDVLEQALRASGFDRFIRVPMPLGVVNHQCGTCRMGEDPATSVVDVTGKAHDLDNLYIADASVFPSSGATNPTLTIVANALRVADHLREACGLA
- a CDS encoding CIA30 family protein; the protein is MRVLFVALLLAACASDPASGAPEALPPAPMTLFDFDAPDAPTWTVEDDTVMGGHSNGRVEVSGGTLRFTGTLVTRDGGFSQTRAQRRLDLSEYSAVELRVRGGGRTFQVEVHDGAQIDGKDVARRGDFPTTEDWQTVRVPFSSLGATVHGEPVEAEPLALDAVESVALYIADGQDGPFELEVDWIRAAE
- a CDS encoding S9 family peptidase, producing the protein MLRFLAPTFALLIALPLAAQDDLTYQRPAPELAALVDAPRTPAVSLSPDRSTMALLERSGAPSVAELSQPEIGLAGSRVNPRTNGPSRANGYTGVALQAVMGGEARTVSGLPPQATFRSAEWSPDGRHLAMLTDFDDRIELWTVDVASASGRRLLATPVNDAAPGSTFEWLPSSDALVVRTVPEGRAPLAQEARVPTGPVVQQSDGEAAPARTYQDLLASPQDEALFDHYMTSRLMVVGLDGSTQRFGPDAVYTSLSPSPDGRLLMTETRQRPYSYLVPWYRFPVRVEVWDVASGESVHVAAENPLAERVPIAFGSVPTGPRSFGWRADVPATLVWTEAQDGGDASAPAEVRDQVYTHAAPFAGEPTPLVTLPLRYGGITWGDEDTAIVEESMWSDRTRRAYVVDPSQSDAKRELFTVSFEDRYNDPGRPMTEATPTGARVLTLDGDATFWTGQGASAEGNRPFVVRRDLASGETQEVFRSEAPYYESPVAFLDARGQTLMTRRETVTEPPNYRVRNLASGESRAVTAFPHPYPELANIQKETIEYERADGVPLSATLYLPAGYDAERDGPLPTLVWAYPTEFKSADAAGQRSDSPYQFTYVSYWGAVPFVTRGYAVLDDASFPVVGEGDDQPNDTFREQLVMNAQAAIDAGVARGVTDPDRVAVGGHSYGAFMVGNLLAHSDLFAAGIARSGAYNRTLTPFGFQREERTFWDDPMLYFGMSPFMHAEKIDEPILMIHGQADNNPGTFTIQSERLYGAIKGLGGTARLVLLPAESHGYSARESLLHMLWEEDQWLETYVKNAPSPEASGGDASPSDAGR
- a CDS encoding polysaccharide lyase family 7 protein — protein: MSLAIALGLGACTRVAGVGESERAARACPEVPSDVMPALDTWKITLGSGETVEDLLGFEDERYFYTACDDADWVVYKTPNSGGTTPNSSNTRTELRHLPEWVPEVGGRLEGTLKVMHVSTTGDARVPAAFSVVVGQIHSSEGHENEPIKIYYKKFPGHENGSVFWNYEINTEGDNSERWDVSIPVWGHDFSVVGSSPDDYPDEPQDGLALGEEFSYEINVTDGVMHVSFRREGHEVKTFAKSLIASEYSAPSDVPQQVLSVFASTGQDGTERPTAYAGELQYFKQGAYNQANGKNPKDNMVWNTGSETYGGRVDEQYARGSYAEVWFRSGTAGPAVPR